A window from Onychostoma macrolepis isolate SWU-2019 chromosome 07, ASM1243209v1, whole genome shotgun sequence encodes these proteins:
- the gpatch1 gene encoding G patch domain-containing protein 1 isoform X2: protein MASDEDSDEDFVTYGIPLEPLEEDEPIRKPVPVHEQTVKDEKGRFKRFHGAFTGGFSAGYFNTVGSKEGWAPSTFVSTRQQKAGRQNARPEDFMDEEDFSEHGIAPQEIITTDDFASERKDQLKDKARVVNSLAALIPGDPGLLEELIAPARSSIGVELLRKMGWKDGQGVGPRLKRKQRKQNTDVAKLYGCALPLNGSEESEEDDDEFAPENVTFAPKDVVPVDFTPKVDSHGLGYRGLNPLQALGGGSESAHINLFTVQSDRTSSLFGGRNSGQQRRGGIAGQAFGVGAMENEDADIYHKDSMSNYDTVLGGEEPGDGLYGWTAPHQYSRKKNDSKRDVVYSGRILDGFTLASEITEIKIVYPPPDLPRDFRPVHYFRPVVDSSTVSPIIAQALQTSRGHLSQEAPQQGRHSLDSSQRRDMLGETPLQGPSSVFELLGSKDRERLNEIRSAAKEQKKSVVNLSSAEDRAALVASAKAAALQALSSRFQSNTPQPDSLTSPAKTQASSETQMALNAWSGPTADASKTFKPFAKIPQKQARYDLYINKLKKGDKDALESSLDSSMTEWERGRESDEFVRAALLYKPSNSSLSSRFTRGKHEDDTDSVEVTRDQENDMDDKQAAVKMKMFGKLTRETFDWHPDKLLCKRFNIPDPYPGSSTVGMPKIKRDKYSVFNFLTVTDSSQVSREAQSASKPPSSSTTLPHLTPEVNKKSRWDIAGQVSEPKDPLSAFLSETRSEVSAAKQIEPGDKNQTDSSHASANPEVKVAQSDEKQTEPKTEEEEKEEDEEEVRPPMDLFKAIFASSSDEKSSSSEEDSEEEEEVAPSTSEPIQSSAETLNPPISAQLTPAPDISKVPDLKHLTVQSKPSAETTTAQNTQSSSQSAPDKSQGLDEEEFGPRLPPPGFIPSAHSPQLKKQKKKDKEKHKAKKHKKEKKKKNKKHKHKGKQKKRVEESNSSSEDTDSNSEDESRVVSTSELLQRLKNISNKR from the exons ATGGCGTCCGACGAAGATAGCGATGAGGATTTCGTGACTTATGGAATTCCTTTAGAGCCTCTGGAAGAAG ATGAACCCATCAGAAAGCCGGTGCCTGTGCATGAACAGACGGTTAAAGACGAGAAGGGCCGTTTCAAGAGATTTCACGGTGCTTTCACTGGTGGCTTCTCCGCTGGTTACTTCAACACAGTCGGCTCTAAAGAAG GCTGGGCTCCATCAACATTTGTATCAACTCGACAGCAAAAGGCAGGGAGACAGAATGCTAGACCAGAGGACTTTATGGATGAGGAG GATTTTAGTGAGCATGGTATTGCCCCTCAAGAGATTATCACTACAGATGATTTTGCATCTGAGAGGAAGGATCAGTTAAAGGACAAGGCACGAGTGGTCAACTCTCTTGCTGCTCTGATACCTGGAGACCCCGGACTGCTGGAAGAGCTTATTGCCCCTGCAAG GTCATCCATTGGTGTGGAGCTGCTGAGAAAAATGGGCTGGAAAGATGGCCAGGGAGTCGGACCAAGACTGAAGAGAAAGCAACGCAAGCAAAACACTG ATGTGGCTAAGCTTTACGGCTGTGCGTTGCCGCTCAATGGATCAGAGGAGTCAGAG gaGGATGATGATGAATTCGCTCCAGAGAATGTGACCTTTGCCCCCAAAGATGTGGTCCCAGTGGACTTCACCCCTAAAGTTGACTCCCATGGTCTGGGTTACCGAGGGCTGAACCCACTTCAGGCCTTGGGTGGCGGATCAGAATCAGCACATATAAACCTCTTTACGGTTCAGTCTGACAGAACAAGCAGCTTATTTGGGGGCAGAAATTCAGGACAGCAACGCAGGGGTGGGATTGCAGGACAG GCTTTTGGTGTTGGTGCAATGGAGAACgaagatgctgatatttatcaTAAAGACTCCATGTCCAACTATGATACTGTTCTGGGAGGAGAAGAACCAGGGGATGGACTCTACGGATGGACCGCTCCCCATCAGTACAGCAGGAAAAAGAATG ACTCAAAAAGAGATGTGGTATATTCTGGCAGGATTCTGGATGGGTTTACATTGGCCTCCGAAATCACAGagattaaaata GTCTATCCTCCCCCTGATTTGCCCCGTGATTTTCGGCCCGTACATTACTTCCGTCCTGTGGTTGATTCATCCACCGTCAGCCCCATCATTGCCCAGGCACTGCAGACTTCACGTGGACACCTATCACAGGAAGCACCGCAGCAGGGTCGTCACAGCTTAGACTCTTCTCAGAGACGTGACATGCTGGGAGAAACACCTCTACAGG GCCCAAGCTCTGTGTTTGAGCTGCTTGGCAGTAAGGACCGAGAGCGGCTGAATGAGATCCGCAGTGCAGCCAAGGAGCAGAAAAAGTCCGTGGTAAACCTTTCCTCAGCTGAAGATCGAGCTGCTCTGGTGGCTTCGGCTAAAGCTGCCGCTCTACAGGCCCTGTCCAGCCGCTTCCAGTCAAACACCCCACAGCCCGATTCTCTAACCTCTCCAGCCAAAACTCAGGCTTCCTCTGAAACACAGATGGCTTTGAATGCTTGGTCCGGTCCCACTGCAGATGCTAGCAAAACCTTTAAACCTTTTGCAAAAATTCCTCAGAAACAGGCTCGCTATGATCTGTACATCAACAAACTCAAAAAGGGCGATAAAG ATGCCCTGGAGTCGAGTCTGGACTCTTCCATGACGGAgtgggagagagggagagaaagtgaTGAATTTGTGCGTGCTGCATTACTCTATAAGCCCAGCAACTCTTCTCTCTCTTCACGTTTCACACGTGGCAAACATGAGGATGATACAGACAGTGTTGAGGTCACACGGGATCAAGAG AATGATATGGATGACAAGCAGGCCGCTGTGAAGATGAAGATGTTTGGAAAGCTGACCAGAGAAACATTTGATTGGCACCCTGATAAACTACTGTGTAAAAGGTTCAACATTCCGGACCCTTATCCAGG GTCCAGTACTGTGGGAATGCCTAAAATAAAGAGAGATAAGTACTCGGTCTTTAACTTCCTGACCGTAACGGATAGCAGTCAGGTCAGCAGGGAGGCCCAGAGTGCTTCCAAACCTCCCAGCTCCAGCACAACCCTTCCCCATTTGACTCCAGAAGTCAATAAGAAATCCAGATGGGACATAGCAGGGCAGGTATCTGAACCTAAAGACCCACTTAGTGCGTTCCTCAGCGAAACGCGCAGTGAGGTTTCAGCGGCCAAGCAAATCGAACCTGGGGACAAGAACCAGACCGACTCTTCACATGCTTCTGCCAATCCAGAG GTAAAAGTGGCTCAGTCCGATGAGAAGCAGACTGAGCCAAAGACTGAAGAGGAGGAGAAGGAAGAGGATGAAGAAGAAGTGAGGCCTCCTATGGATCTCTTTAAAGCCATCTTTGCCAGCTCGTCAGATGAGAAGAGCTCATCATCTGAAGAGGAtagtgaagaagaagaagaggtgGCCCCTTCAACATCTGAACCAATCCAGAGCAGTGCAGAGACACTCAACCCACCCATCTCTGCTCAGCTCACTCCTGCTCCTGACATCAGCAAAGTGCCAG ATTTAAAGCATCTTACAGTCCAGAGCAAGCCATCTGCTGAAACAACTACAGCACAAAATACCCAGTCCTCCTCACAGAGTGCTCCTGATAAATCTCAAGGCCTGGATGAAGAGGAGTTTGGCCCCAGACTGCCACCTCCTG GGTTTATTCCATCTGCACACTCGCCGCAGCTaaagaaacaaaagaagaaagataaagagaaacacaaagccaagaaacacaaaaaagagaaaaag aaaaagaacaaaaaacataaGCATAAAGGGAAACAAAAGAAGAGGGTAGAGGAGTCTAATAGCAGCTCAGAAGACACAGACTCCAACAGTGAAGATGAAAGTAGAGTTGTGTCTACTAGTGAACTGCTCCAGAG GTTAAAAAACATCAGTAACAAGAGATAG
- the cnep1r1 gene encoding nuclear envelope phosphatase-regulatory subunit 1 — translation MNSLEQAEDLKAFERRLTEYVSCLQPATGRWRMILIVVSVCTATGAWNWLIDPDTQKVSFFSSLWNHPFFTISCVTLIGLFFAGIHKRVVAPSIIAARCRTVLAEYNMSCDDTGKLILKPRPHIQ, via the exons ATGAATTCATTAGAACAAGCCGaag ACCTGAAGGCTTTTGAGAGGAGACTGACGGAGTATGTGTCTTGTTTGCAACCGGCTACAGGTCGTTGGCGCA tgATTCTGATAGTGGTGTCTGTTTGCACAGCCACAGGCGCCTGGAACTGGCTGATAGATCCAGACACTCAGAAA GTTTCTTTCTTCTCATCTTTATGGAATCATCCATTTTTCacaatcagctgtgtgactCTGATTGGCCTTTTCTTTGCTGGAATACACAAACGAGTTGTTGCACCATCTAT TATTGCAGCACGCTGTCGGACAGTACTAGCAGAATATAACATGTCCTGTGATGAT ACGGGGAAACTTATTTTGAAACCACGGCCTCATATCCAATAG
- the gpatch1 gene encoding G patch domain-containing protein 1 isoform X1 yields MASDEDSDEDFVTYGIPLEPLEEDEPIRKPVPVHEQTVKDEKGRFKRFHGAFTGGFSAGYFNTVGSKEGWAPSTFVSTRQQKAGRQNARPEDFMDEEDFSEHGIAPQEIITTDDFASERKDQLKDKARVVNSLAALIPGDPGLLEELIAPARSSIGVELLRKMGWKDGQGVGPRLKRKQRKQNTDVAKLYGCALPLNGSEESEEDDDEFAPENVTFAPKDVVPVDFTPKVDSHGLGYRGLNPLQALGGGSESAHINLFTVQSDRTSSLFGGRNSGQQRRGGIAGQAFGVGAMENEDADIYHKDSMSNYDTVLGGEEPGDGLYGWTAPHQYSRKKNDSKRDVVYSGRILDGFTLASEITEIKIVYPPPDLPRDFRPVHYFRPVVDSSTVSPIIAQALQTSRGHLSQEAPQQGRHSLDSSQRRDMLGETPLQGPSSVFELLGSKDRERLNEIRSAAKEQKKSVVNLSSAEDRAALVASAKAAALQALSSRFQSNTPQPDSLTSPAKTQASSETQMALNAWSGPTADASKTFKPFAKIPQKQARYDLYINKLKKGDKDALESSLDSSMTEWERGRESDEFVRAALLYKPSNSSLSSRFTRGKHEDDTDSVEVTRDQENDMDDKQAAVKMKMFGKLTRETFDWHPDKLLCKRFNIPDPYPGSSTVGMPKIKRDKYSVFNFLTVTDSSQVSREAQSASKPPSSSTTLPHLTPEVNKKSRWDIAGQVSEPKDPLSAFLSETRSEVSAAKQIEPGDKNQTDSSHASANPEVKVAQSDEKQTEPKTEEEEKEEDEEEVRPPMDLFKAIFASSSDEKSSSSEEDSEEEEEVAPSTSEPIQSSAETLNPPISAQLTPAPDISKVPDLKHLTVQSKPSAETTTAQNTQSSSQSAPDKSQGLDEEEFGPRLPPPGFIPSAHSPQLKKQKKKDKEKHKAKKHKKEKKKKKNKKHKHKGKQKKRVEESNSSSEDTDSNSEDESRVVSTSELLQRLKNISNKR; encoded by the exons ATGGCGTCCGACGAAGATAGCGATGAGGATTTCGTGACTTATGGAATTCCTTTAGAGCCTCTGGAAGAAG ATGAACCCATCAGAAAGCCGGTGCCTGTGCATGAACAGACGGTTAAAGACGAGAAGGGCCGTTTCAAGAGATTTCACGGTGCTTTCACTGGTGGCTTCTCCGCTGGTTACTTCAACACAGTCGGCTCTAAAGAAG GCTGGGCTCCATCAACATTTGTATCAACTCGACAGCAAAAGGCAGGGAGACAGAATGCTAGACCAGAGGACTTTATGGATGAGGAG GATTTTAGTGAGCATGGTATTGCCCCTCAAGAGATTATCACTACAGATGATTTTGCATCTGAGAGGAAGGATCAGTTAAAGGACAAGGCACGAGTGGTCAACTCTCTTGCTGCTCTGATACCTGGAGACCCCGGACTGCTGGAAGAGCTTATTGCCCCTGCAAG GTCATCCATTGGTGTGGAGCTGCTGAGAAAAATGGGCTGGAAAGATGGCCAGGGAGTCGGACCAAGACTGAAGAGAAAGCAACGCAAGCAAAACACTG ATGTGGCTAAGCTTTACGGCTGTGCGTTGCCGCTCAATGGATCAGAGGAGTCAGAG gaGGATGATGATGAATTCGCTCCAGAGAATGTGACCTTTGCCCCCAAAGATGTGGTCCCAGTGGACTTCACCCCTAAAGTTGACTCCCATGGTCTGGGTTACCGAGGGCTGAACCCACTTCAGGCCTTGGGTGGCGGATCAGAATCAGCACATATAAACCTCTTTACGGTTCAGTCTGACAGAACAAGCAGCTTATTTGGGGGCAGAAATTCAGGACAGCAACGCAGGGGTGGGATTGCAGGACAG GCTTTTGGTGTTGGTGCAATGGAGAACgaagatgctgatatttatcaTAAAGACTCCATGTCCAACTATGATACTGTTCTGGGAGGAGAAGAACCAGGGGATGGACTCTACGGATGGACCGCTCCCCATCAGTACAGCAGGAAAAAGAATG ACTCAAAAAGAGATGTGGTATATTCTGGCAGGATTCTGGATGGGTTTACATTGGCCTCCGAAATCACAGagattaaaata GTCTATCCTCCCCCTGATTTGCCCCGTGATTTTCGGCCCGTACATTACTTCCGTCCTGTGGTTGATTCATCCACCGTCAGCCCCATCATTGCCCAGGCACTGCAGACTTCACGTGGACACCTATCACAGGAAGCACCGCAGCAGGGTCGTCACAGCTTAGACTCTTCTCAGAGACGTGACATGCTGGGAGAAACACCTCTACAGG GCCCAAGCTCTGTGTTTGAGCTGCTTGGCAGTAAGGACCGAGAGCGGCTGAATGAGATCCGCAGTGCAGCCAAGGAGCAGAAAAAGTCCGTGGTAAACCTTTCCTCAGCTGAAGATCGAGCTGCTCTGGTGGCTTCGGCTAAAGCTGCCGCTCTACAGGCCCTGTCCAGCCGCTTCCAGTCAAACACCCCACAGCCCGATTCTCTAACCTCTCCAGCCAAAACTCAGGCTTCCTCTGAAACACAGATGGCTTTGAATGCTTGGTCCGGTCCCACTGCAGATGCTAGCAAAACCTTTAAACCTTTTGCAAAAATTCCTCAGAAACAGGCTCGCTATGATCTGTACATCAACAAACTCAAAAAGGGCGATAAAG ATGCCCTGGAGTCGAGTCTGGACTCTTCCATGACGGAgtgggagagagggagagaaagtgaTGAATTTGTGCGTGCTGCATTACTCTATAAGCCCAGCAACTCTTCTCTCTCTTCACGTTTCACACGTGGCAAACATGAGGATGATACAGACAGTGTTGAGGTCACACGGGATCAAGAG AATGATATGGATGACAAGCAGGCCGCTGTGAAGATGAAGATGTTTGGAAAGCTGACCAGAGAAACATTTGATTGGCACCCTGATAAACTACTGTGTAAAAGGTTCAACATTCCGGACCCTTATCCAGG GTCCAGTACTGTGGGAATGCCTAAAATAAAGAGAGATAAGTACTCGGTCTTTAACTTCCTGACCGTAACGGATAGCAGTCAGGTCAGCAGGGAGGCCCAGAGTGCTTCCAAACCTCCCAGCTCCAGCACAACCCTTCCCCATTTGACTCCAGAAGTCAATAAGAAATCCAGATGGGACATAGCAGGGCAGGTATCTGAACCTAAAGACCCACTTAGTGCGTTCCTCAGCGAAACGCGCAGTGAGGTTTCAGCGGCCAAGCAAATCGAACCTGGGGACAAGAACCAGACCGACTCTTCACATGCTTCTGCCAATCCAGAG GTAAAAGTGGCTCAGTCCGATGAGAAGCAGACTGAGCCAAAGACTGAAGAGGAGGAGAAGGAAGAGGATGAAGAAGAAGTGAGGCCTCCTATGGATCTCTTTAAAGCCATCTTTGCCAGCTCGTCAGATGAGAAGAGCTCATCATCTGAAGAGGAtagtgaagaagaagaagaggtgGCCCCTTCAACATCTGAACCAATCCAGAGCAGTGCAGAGACACTCAACCCACCCATCTCTGCTCAGCTCACTCCTGCTCCTGACATCAGCAAAGTGCCAG ATTTAAAGCATCTTACAGTCCAGAGCAAGCCATCTGCTGAAACAACTACAGCACAAAATACCCAGTCCTCCTCACAGAGTGCTCCTGATAAATCTCAAGGCCTGGATGAAGAGGAGTTTGGCCCCAGACTGCCACCTCCTG GGTTTATTCCATCTGCACACTCGCCGCAGCTaaagaaacaaaagaagaaagataaagagaaacacaaagccaagaaacacaaaaaagagaaaaag aagaaaaagaacaaaaaacataaGCATAAAGGGAAACAAAAGAAGAGGGTAGAGGAGTCTAATAGCAGCTCAGAAGACACAGACTCCAACAGTGAAGATGAAAGTAGAGTTGTGTCTACTAGTGAACTGCTCCAGAG GTTAAAAAACATCAGTAACAAGAGATAG